One stretch of Brassica napus cultivar Da-Ae unplaced genomic scaffold, Da-Ae ScsIHWf_1736;HRSCAF=2366, whole genome shotgun sequence DNA includes these proteins:
- the LOC125598550 gene encoding J domain-containing protein spf31-like, whose amino-acid sequence MGDLKVDDDAILKSFLAEVGEVERDNEVVRILSCFKLNPFEHLNLSFDSSTDDVKRQYRKISLMVHPDKCKHPQAQEAFGALAKAQQLLLNDQERDYILTQVHAAKQELKMKRKKQLKKDTASKIKSLVDEGKHEQLYEQSEEFQKELKLKVREILTDQEWRRRKMAMRISEEEGRLKKDEEEQKEIRKKKREHEEQWEGTRENRVSSWRDFMKAGKKAKKGETRPPKLKTEDPNKSYVQRPVKKG is encoded by the exons ATGGGAGATCTAAAAGTAGACGACGATGCGATTCTAAAATCGTTCCTCGCGGAGGTCGGTGAGGTTGAGAGGGACAACGAAGTCGTCAG GATTCTCTCATGCTTCAAGCTGAACCCGTTTGAGCATCTTAACTTATCTTTCGATTCTTCCACGGATGATGTTAAACGGCAGTACAGAAAG ATATCTTTGATGGTTCACCCTGACAAATGCAAGCATCCTCAAGCACAGGAGGCTTTTGGAG CATTGGCAAAGGCGCAACAGCTACTGCTAAACGACCAAGAAAGAGATTATATTCTCACTCAAGTCCATGCTGCCAAAC AAGAGCTTAAGATGAAGAGAAAGAAACAGTTGAAGAAAGATACCGCCTCTAAAATAAAGTCCTTGGTTGATGAG GGAAAGCATGAGCAACTATATGAGCAATCTGAAGAGTTTCAGAAGGAGCTTAAGTTAAAGGTCCGAGAGATATTAACAGACCAAGAATGGCGTAGGAGAAAAATGGCTATGAGG ATATCAGAAGAAGAGGGAAGACTgaagaaggatgaagaagaacaaaagGAGATACGGAAGAAAAAGCGTGAGCATGAAGAACAGTGGGAAGGAACGAGAGAAAACAGG GTGTCAAGCTGGAGAGACTTCATGAAAGCAGGAAAGAAG GCCAAAAAGGGAGAGACTCGTCCTCCAAAATTGAAGACTGAGGATCCAAACAAATCATACGTTCAAAGGCCGGTCAAGAAAGGCTGA